Below is a genomic region from Paludicola sp. MB14-C6.
ACCTATTTAGATACTACCCGTGTTGAACTCCATTACGATTTACCGTTAAATGAAATTGTGTACGACTTTTTTGATGCATTAAAATCCCGAACAAAAGGCTATGCTTCTTTCGATTACGAGTTAACAGGTTTTGTACCATCAAAATTAGTGAAGCTTGACATCTTGTTAAACGGTGATGTAATTGATGCACTGAGCTTTATTGTGCATACTGAAAAAGCATATGCAAGAGGCAGAAAAATTGCAGAAAAGCTGAAGGATAACATTCCAAGACAGATGTTTGAAATTCCAATTCAAGCTGCAATTGGTGGAAAGATTATTGCAAGAGAAACTGTAAAAGCAATGCGAAAAGATGTGCTTGCAAAATGTTACGGAGGTGACATCACTCGTAAGAAGAAACTGTTAGAAAAACAAAAAGAGGGTAAAAAGCGAATGCGTTCTCTTGGAACTGTTGATGTTCCACAAGAAGCATTTATGTCAGTCTTAAAACTAGACGAATAGAATAGCGAAAGCGGAGAATGAGTAATTTCATTCTCCGCTTTCTGTTGCGATTGTATTGTGTTCATGATAAAATGAGAAAAGATGATTCGTGTTATCAAAAGAATTCTAAAACGAACACGGAAAGGAATACCTATGGAAACTAAATATTATATCGTGCAAAAAATTGATGGCGATTATGCAATTTTATTGCGAACAGATACTACTGAAGAAGACACCATTTTAGTTGCTCGTTTTCTCTTACCAATGGAAATTGATGAAGGCAGCAACTTAATTTGGGAAAATCTCGAATATAAAATACTGTAATATAGAAACGAGACTTTATTATGAGTAAATTAAAAATGCAATTCACCTCTTCCCTTGAAAAATGTTTACCAAACGAAGCGCTAGAAAGCAAACCTGCTCTTGACCACATAACAATGCTTAAAAATGAGCGTTATTCTTTTTGTGTTGCCTATCAAGAAATAGATACCACCATATGGGCCAAATCTGTTGTAACTGTAAAGGTTACTTCAACGATAGATGCAACTATTCACACCTATCAAGTTGACCTTGTCCCTGTTATGATGGCAGCATATCATAATAAATCGGATAACAATTATATAAGCAACGAGCCTGGTCTTTTCCCAGATTTATTAACCCCAATTGATGAGCAAGCACCTTTATATTGTGTTCCAAATCAGCTAAATGCCCTATGGATTACAATTGATGCAGTTGAACCGATACAAGCAGGAGATTATTCAATCACCGTAACGTTTTCTGAAGATGGGAATGAAATTATTTGCAAGACGATACCCGTTCATGTTATTGATGCTATTTTGCCACCACAAACATTCCAATATACCCAATGGTTTTATGCGGATTGTTTATCATCTTACTACAATGTAGAACCGTTATCAGATGAGCATTTTGCTATCATCGAGCGTTTTATGCAAGCTGCGGTTTCTTATGGTATTACACAAATTTTAACCCCAGTTGTTACCCCTCCGCTTGATACTGCTGTTGGCGGAGAACGCCCAACCATACAACTAGTTGGAATTACAAAAGAAAACGATACATTCACATTTGACTTTACACTATTAGATAAATGGATTGACTTATGTAACCGCTGTAGGGTACAACGCTTTGAAATTTCCCATCTATTTACCCAATGGGGAGCGGAACATGCTCCAAAAATTATGGCTACCGTAGGTGGCGAATATAAAAAAATATTTGGTTGGGAAACCGACGCTTTTAGTGAAGAGTATCGTATATTCTTACGCAGTTTTATTCCTGCACTACTTTCCTACTTTAAGCAAAAAGGAATCCGAAAAGGCCAAATTGTTTTCCACATTTCAGATGAGCCATCGTTGGAACACTTAGCAAACTATAAAAAAGCAAAAGAAATGATAGCCGACCTACTCGAGGACTATACTATTATGGATGCGCTATCTAACTATGATTTCTATGAGCAAGGAATTGTAGCCCACCCGATTCCAGCAAATGACCATATGGAAGCGTTTTTAGAGCATCATGTTCCTGATTTATGGACTTACTATTGCTGTGCACAATGCGAAGATGTAAGCAACCGTTTTATAACGATGCCATCTGCTCGCAATCGCATCATTGCAACGCAGTTTTACAAATACAACATTAAAGGATTCTTGCATTGGGGCTATAACTTCTATTACAATCAATTTTCCAAAAAACTGATTGACCCATATCGTGTTACAGACGGTGAATATTTTGCACCATCCGGTGATGCATTTAGCGTTTATCCAGGAAAAAGTGGAGTACCGTTACTCTCCATCCGCATGGTCGTATTTCATGAAGCTCTTCAAGATTTACGTGCAATGTTGCTATGTGAACAACTCTATTCTCGCGAGTTTGTAGTAGATTTAATGGAGAAAGATCTTACTACACCGATTACATTCAAGCAATATCCGTATAATCCAGAATACTTGATTTCTTTTAGAGAAAAAATCAATGCTGCAATTGAAAGAAAACTGAAATAGCAAAAACGCCGACAAAAAAGTCGGCGTTTTATTATTGCCTTATTATATATCCCATAATTTCCGCAACATGACTTATAAAGCTACTAAGTAAATCGATTCTAATACTATTGATAAATGTTAATGCTCCCCGTTACCGCTGATACTACTACTTCATTTTGTCTACCATTGTTCACGTCCGCAATCGAGTTATATCCCGAATGCATTTTGACTTTACCTGCAACACTATTGCAGTTTGAAGAAAAGCGGTAATCGCTTGGTAAATTAAGTGTTATCCCACCCGTTGTAGCGTTTACGTAAATTTTATCATAACAATCACGAACGCTCATATCCAATTTTCCGGATAAGGTTGCTACGTTAATGATTGTATTATATGCTTGTGGATGTCTTAAATGAACATTTTGTACATTCATAGCACCCGTTTTTGAGTTAATAAACAAACCATTTGTTGTAAGTTCTTTAAGATTCACATTTCCGGTTACACTATCAACGCTGATTGAGTCTGCATCTACCAATTCAAAGCTGGTTATCCCTGTTACTAATTTAGTTCTCAATTCACTTACTTTAATATCATTCATTTGAAGGTTCGCTGTTGTACCGGATATATTTAAGCGATTACAATATGATTTTGGAATAGATACTACAACACAAACGTGAACTAATGAAAATGTATCAAAAAAGAGGTTTCCTTTTTTAAGCTCGATTTGAATTGTATCTACATTTTGTACGACATCAACACGATAACGTGGGTATTGATTCGGTTTTTCTAAATAAACCTCAACAGATAACTCTGACTTATCATATGACACTACTTGAATATCACCAAACATAATATCCATGTTAATACTTTGAATTCGATCAACTGACTTCTTTGCACTATAAACTAACAATTGGGAAGATAAATTGAATTTTGCCATACTGAAATTTTCCTTTCTTTGTGCAGTAATTTCGGCATAATTAAGATTGTCTAAGCTTTGAAAGTGGAAAATGCCTTGAAGATTATTTGCTATCCAAATCATATTGTATTATTTGGGAATTGTATATATTCATAATACGACAAATTACAACAAATGTCTAATGTTATTTTATATTTTGATCCTCTAGACCATAAAAAAAGTGATGAGATTAAAACTCATCACTTTCGATATATCATTCTTTATACTGTATGTTTCTTTTTCTTGCCAAATTCTAATGTCATTGTAAATATCTTATCTGTTGAAAATACCCGAACTGCCATAATCATTACAATAATTAACACTACGATTTGATAAACCATTCCGATAAAGAACATTGTATAATTACCAAATAGCAAGTTGCTGGAAGCTGTAAATGTATGGGTAAATGGGATGAGGTAAATCAACACTTTTCCAACTAGAGGAAGTGAATTAACGTCTAAGAACATTGTTACAAAATACGGAATCATGGTTAAAAACATTAACGGCATTACTAAGCTTTGTGCAGATTTTAAGTCTTTTGCAAGTGCACCTAAAATCATACTGATTGCTAACGCAATTAATATTGTTAAAAACAATTGCACACCAATCAACGCATATTGTCCTGCTCCTAATTTCAAGCCCAAATTTGCAAGGGCATCGCTTATTCCTGTTGTATTCATAGCTTCTTCAGGCGCTCCCATACCGCCCATCATGCCGTTCATATAGCTAGAAAATCCAAACATATAAACTCCAGCCATTAACAATGAAAATACGCCGGAAGCACACATTTTAGCTCCTAATACAGATAAACGTGATACAGGTGCTGATAATAAAGTTTCTAAAGTTTTATCATTTTTTTCATTTGCAATAGCCGCTACATTGAGTTGTGATGCCATTGTAATAAGCAAAAATACAATGATTGGAATAAAGATAGACTGTTGCATTGCAAAGCTGAGCAACATATCAGAATTGATTGTTTCGCTTTTCCCTGCTACTACTGTTATATCTGTTGTTTTGATTGGGTTTTTGATATATTCTGCATTAAGATTAGGATTTGCTTGTTGTATAATAGAAGATGAAATGGTTTCTTTTATGATATCGGCAACATTTTGTGCTGATTTATCGCTATTGCTCATCATAGAAAAACTTTTTAATGCAGAAACTATCTGAATTTCTTGCACTTTGCTGTTTTTTACGCCTTGTTCAAAACCTTTTGGAATGACAGCAACACAAGTATGTTCATCTATTTCATACGCTTTTGTTATCAAATCCTCAGACTTTTCCCCTTGGATTTGCGTGATCTTAAGTCCCGCTTTTTCGAGCATAGCAATGGCTTGTTTGCTTAATTGGGATTGATCACGATCACAAACTACAGCAGAACCCATTTTGTCGTTCATATCTTTCCCAACATCACT
It encodes:
- a CDS encoding chorismate--pyruvate lyase, translated to METKYYIVQKIDGDYAILLRTDTTEEDTILVARFLLPMEIDEGSNLIWENLEYKIL
- a CDS encoding DUF4091 domain-containing protein; the protein is MSKLKMQFTSSLEKCLPNEALESKPALDHITMLKNERYSFCVAYQEIDTTIWAKSVVTVKVTSTIDATIHTYQVDLVPVMMAAYHNKSDNNYISNEPGLFPDLLTPIDEQAPLYCVPNQLNALWITIDAVEPIQAGDYSITVTFSEDGNEIICKTIPVHVIDAILPPQTFQYTQWFYADCLSSYYNVEPLSDEHFAIIERFMQAAVSYGITQILTPVVTPPLDTAVGGERPTIQLVGITKENDTFTFDFTLLDKWIDLCNRCRVQRFEISHLFTQWGAEHAPKIMATVGGEYKKIFGWETDAFSEEYRIFLRSFIPALLSYFKQKGIRKGQIVFHISDEPSLEHLANYKKAKEMIADLLEDYTIMDALSNYDFYEQGIVAHPIPANDHMEAFLEHHVPDLWTYYCCAQCEDVSNRFITMPSARNRIIATQFYKYNIKGFLHWGYNFYYNQFSKKLIDPYRVTDGEYFAPSGDAFSVYPGKSGVPLLSIRMVVFHEALQDLRAMLLCEQLYSREFVVDLMEKDLTTPITFKQYPYNPEYLISFREKINAAIERKLK
- a CDS encoding DUF4097 family beta strand repeat-containing protein, whose product is MAKFNLSSQLLVYSAKKSVDRIQSINMDIMFGDIQVVSYDKSELSVEVYLEKPNQYPRYRVDVVQNVDTIQIELKKGNLFFDTFSLVHVCVVVSIPKSYCNRLNISGTTANLQMNDIKVSELRTKLVTGITSFELVDADSISVDSVTGNVNLKELTTNGLFINSKTGAMNVQNVHLRHPQAYNTIINVATLSGKLDMSVRDCYDKIYVNATTGGITLNLPSDYRFSSNCNSVAGKVKMHSGYNSIADVNNGRQNEVVVSAVTGSINIYQ
- a CDS encoding ABC transporter permease, translating into MKFFKLFKKELRDLMTLQTLISLVAFVGIFMLLGTVMSDVGKDMNDKMGSAVVCDRDQSQLSKQAIAMLEKAGLKITQIQGEKSEDLITKAYEIDEHTCVAVIPKGFEQGVKNSKVQEIQIVSALKSFSMMSNSDKSAQNVADIIKETISSSIIQQANPNLNAEYIKNPIKTTDITVVAGKSETINSDMLLSFAMQQSIFIPIIVFLLITMASQLNVAAIANEKNDKTLETLLSAPVSRLSVLGAKMCASGVFSLLMAGVYMFGFSSYMNGMMGGMGAPEEAMNTTGISDALANLGLKLGAGQYALIGVQLFLTILIALAISMILGALAKDLKSAQSLVMPLMFLTMIPYFVTMFLDVNSLPLVGKVLIYLIPFTHTFTASSNLLFGNYTMFFIGMVYQIVVLIIVMIMAVRVFSTDKIFTMTLEFGKKKKHTV